One part of the Marispirochaeta sp. genome encodes these proteins:
- a CDS encoding DUF6290 family protein has translation MLAVRLDPDMEEKLNKLSKETGRSKSFYVKQAIENYLEDREDYLLALSVLEKKEPRKSIKEVRKELGLDD, from the coding sequence ATGCTTGCGGTAAGACTTGATCCTGACATGGAAGAAAAGCTCAACAAGCTTTCAAAAGAAACGGGAAGGAGCAAAAGCTTTTACGTGAAACAGGCAATAGAAAACTATCTAGAAGATAGAGAAGATTATTTGCTTGCTCTTTCGGTCCTGGAAAAGAAAGAACCACGGAAATCGATCAAGGAAGTGAGAAAAGAGCTTGGCTTGGACGATTGA
- a CDS encoding helix-turn-helix transcriptional regulator, with protein sequence MELETTGERLAKIRIQKGFSQRQLAAKLGIGHTLISDYERGRLRLHDDVIIKLAHALGVSADTILGITPLPASDDSMKLRIMKRVNRIEQLSEFKQKTVLRMIDGYVKGETRE encoded by the coding sequence ATGGAACTGGAAACCACCGGTGAACGTCTCGCGAAAATCCGCATTCAAAAAGGGTTTTCCCAACGACAGTTAGCTGCCAAGCTTGGAATAGGCCATACCCTTATCTCGGATTATGAGCGTGGGAGGTTACGCCTCCATGACGATGTTATCATCAAATTGGCGCATGCCCTCGGAGTATCTGCTGATACAATTCTGGGTATTACACCTCTTCCGGCTAGCGATGATTCGATGAAACTCCGGATCATGAAACGGGTAAACCGTATTGAGCAGTTATCGGAGTTCAAACAAAAAACGGTCCTTCGGATGATTGACGGATATGTTAAAGGCGAGACACGTGAATGA
- a CDS encoding RHS repeat-associated core domain-containing protein — protein sequence MTERTDANGLTERSEYDRYGRLTAVSTPYDESIPAVRYDYEHAGDEYRRSITENKISTDPENEETIRTIIAIDGLGRTIYSAKSGVMTDENGTGETGWNVSGAVRYDKKGRSIEEGQPGFSIGPDDPDPSIMQNGTVTDYDILDRPVRVELPDGSVMTTEYGIEEGLPRTISTDPEGRVTETLSDQRGRIVELRKKYQSTLLMKSAYSYDVLGQLREAVIRDENISGSPEYRTEYEYDLRGLQTALESADTGRTTLSYDEAGRLVKKVSAVLRETGGAVNYEYDGLGRLIHIRYPDPVMDVSYQYGTAAAAAEYGAGRLVSRSDESGSIDYEYGKMGEVVAENRTLRRLDPLSGTREARIEYQSNYLGQMESVRYPDGEEIRYDYDEGGQVVHVEGVRPNGSTSVFVEKIGYDEFGQRTYLEYGNGDVTRYTYDPERRWLSTLSTENQWGRNLQNLSYSFDDVGNIEERTDASGRYTSTQSYSYDGLYQLETASGTYVNKPSGHTSWSDRYSQSFSYDGLGNILKKTSSETRVPSASVRPLNYELNYEYDEQRPHLARKIGELYYSYDANGNVTRESTLPEGQSSAHEAPNLSPIGEVRRADQAFGFINEVESGNENEYIRSFSWDAENRLKSVLTSNGKSVKYLYDADGKRTTKYAGDGSYTEGISGETLYFNEWWTETADSGSFRRAKHIYVGKERIVTRLSNPSTGGNPYEDVNTYYYHPDHLGSAHCITDPQGNPYERIEYTPYGEMWIEIQEDEATASYNYIPFRFTAKEWDSETKLYYYGARYMDPKTSRWMSGDPAGYQLMNPMDGEGKPRQGYSIIEATNWYSYVSNNPVKYVDPTGMQGQLEENNTWGYWSLFEAEFAEYSDNVHKRIEKRSSVEEEKFYDEVEPAFLRCTNDQLIELRDEYTDMENAVNEKRMEIIDMLLEYYHSEKRKIGLVEEGVVTALIPSPADKTGYELLEFILPEYIDERKYSRGLLGRIESSISEYDALSMQLDIVKARYYSQVKLR from the coding sequence ATGACCGAACGCACTGATGCCAACGGCCTGACCGAAAGGAGCGAATACGACCGCTACGGACGGCTGACCGCCGTCTCCACCCCCTACGACGAGAGCATCCCGGCAGTGCGCTACGACTACGAGCATGCCGGGGATGAGTACCGGCGGAGCATAACAGAGAACAAGATCAGCACGGACCCTGAAAACGAGGAGACCATCCGGACGATTATAGCAATCGACGGCCTTGGCCGTACGATCTACAGCGCCAAGAGCGGTGTGATGACCGATGAAAACGGAACCGGCGAAACAGGCTGGAACGTAAGCGGAGCAGTCCGCTACGACAAAAAAGGACGGAGCATCGAAGAGGGGCAGCCCGGGTTCAGCATCGGTCCTGATGACCCTGATCCCTCCATCATGCAGAACGGGACGGTGACGGACTACGACATTCTGGACAGGCCCGTACGGGTGGAACTGCCGGACGGCTCGGTAATGACCACTGAGTACGGCATAGAAGAAGGCCTTCCCCGTACCATCAGCACGGACCCGGAGGGGCGGGTAACAGAAACCCTGAGCGACCAGCGGGGGCGTATCGTTGAACTTCGGAAGAAGTACCAATCCACCCTGCTCATGAAATCCGCCTACAGCTACGACGTCCTGGGACAGCTCCGTGAAGCGGTGATACGGGATGAAAATATAAGCGGATCACCTGAGTACAGAACGGAATATGAGTATGACCTGAGGGGCCTCCAGACCGCCCTGGAATCGGCTGACACCGGACGCACGACCTTGAGCTACGACGAGGCAGGCAGGCTTGTAAAGAAGGTGAGCGCCGTACTGCGGGAAACAGGCGGTGCTGTCAACTACGAGTACGACGGCCTGGGACGGCTGATACACATCCGTTACCCCGACCCCGTCATGGACGTGAGTTATCAGTACGGGACGGCCGCAGCGGCCGCCGAGTACGGGGCAGGACGGCTGGTGAGCAGAAGCGATGAATCAGGGAGCATCGACTACGAGTACGGAAAGATGGGAGAGGTAGTCGCCGAGAACAGGACCCTCAGGCGCCTTGACCCATTGTCCGGAACCCGGGAGGCCCGCATCGAGTACCAGTCGAACTACCTGGGACAGATGGAGAGCGTGAGGTATCCTGACGGAGAGGAGATCCGCTACGACTATGACGAAGGCGGGCAGGTAGTCCATGTTGAAGGAGTACGGCCAAACGGAAGCACGAGCGTATTCGTCGAGAAAATCGGTTACGACGAGTTCGGCCAGCGGACCTATCTTGAGTACGGCAACGGGGACGTGACCCGTTATACCTACGACCCCGAACGCCGCTGGCTCAGTACTTTAAGCACGGAAAACCAGTGGGGACGGAACCTGCAGAACCTGAGCTACAGCTTCGACGATGTGGGAAACATCGAGGAGCGGACAGACGCAAGCGGCAGGTACACAAGCACCCAGAGCTACAGCTACGACGGCCTCTACCAGCTTGAGACCGCCAGCGGGACCTACGTGAACAAACCCTCCGGCCACACCAGCTGGAGTGACCGCTACAGCCAGAGCTTTAGCTACGACGGCCTGGGGAATATCTTGAAGAAGACCAGCAGCGAAACCAGAGTCCCCTCGGCCTCGGTCCGGCCCCTGAATTACGAGCTGAACTATGAATATGATGAACAACGGCCGCACCTGGCACGGAAGATCGGGGAGCTCTACTACAGCTACGACGCCAACGGGAACGTAACACGGGAATCGACCCTGCCTGAAGGCCAGTCCTCCGCCCATGAAGCCCCGAACCTGAGTCCCATCGGGGAGGTCCGCCGGGCCGACCAGGCCTTCGGCTTTATCAACGAAGTGGAAAGCGGAAACGAGAACGAGTACATCCGCAGCTTCAGCTGGGACGCGGAGAACCGCTTGAAGAGCGTTCTTACATCCAACGGAAAGAGCGTGAAGTACCTCTACGACGCCGACGGCAAACGTACCACCAAGTACGCAGGAGACGGCTCCTATACCGAAGGCATAAGCGGCGAGACCCTCTACTTTAACGAATGGTGGACCGAAACCGCCGACTCCGGCAGCTTCCGGCGGGCCAAGCACATCTATGTGGGAAAGGAGCGCATCGTAACGCGTCTGAGCAACCCCTCCACCGGAGGGAACCCCTATGAGGACGTAAACACCTACTACTACCACCCTGATCATTTGGGAAGCGCCCACTGCATCACCGACCCCCAGGGAAACCCCTACGAGAGGATAGAGTATACCCCCTACGGTGAAATGTGGATCGAGATACAGGAGGATGAGGCAACAGCAAGTTACAACTACATACCCTTCCGCTTTACCGCAAAAGAGTGGGATTCTGAGACTAAACTGTATTATTACGGTGCGAGGTATATGGACCCGAAGACGAGCAGGTGGATGAGTGGGGACCCTGCGGGGTACCAGTTGATGAATCCGATGGATGGCGAGGGGAAACCGAGGCAGGGATACAGCATTATAGAGGCGACGAACTGGTATAGTTATGTAAGTAATAATCCGGTGAAGTATGTTGATCCGACGGGGATGCAAGGACAATTAGAAGAAAATAATACTTGGGGTTATTGGTCATTGTTCGAGGCTGAGTTTGCTGAATATAGCGACAATGTTCACAAGAGAATTGAAAAACGTTCTTCCGTTGAAGAGGAAAAGTTTTATGATGAAGTTGAGCCTGCTTTCTTACGTTGCACAAATGATCAGTTAATAGAATTAAGGGATGAATATACCGACATGGAGAATGCTGTTAATGAGAAGAGAATGGAAATTATCGATATGCTTTTGGAATACTACCACAGCGAAAAACGCAAAATAGGATTGGTTGAGGAGGGGGTGGTAACTGCATTGATACCATCACCAGCGGACAAAACAGGGTATGAACTATTAGAGTTTATTCTTCCTGAATACATTGATGAACGAAAATACAGTAGAGGTCTGTTAGGGAGAATTGAATCTTCCATTAGTGAATATGATGCACTTTCAATGCAACTAGATATTGTCAAAGCGAGATATTATTCTCAGGTAAAGCTGCGATGA
- the ltrA gene encoding group II intron reverse transcriptase/maturase — MNQYELAIEQPSLFESLCTVSVLQRGFKAVKRNGGSPGIDGVKIQEFERNLNEELLLLQKELAGWTYKPKPVRRVEIPKPGPQAGVRLLGVPCIRDRVVQAAIKYLLEPLYEPQFSDSSYGFRPHRSQKQAVAKAKALVQSGKEYVVDIDLSKFFDRVNHDRLIRRLSETIQDKRILRLIGETLRSGVMNNGVVSATQEGTTQGSPLSPLLSNVVLDELDKELERRGLEFCRYADDSNIFVKTEKAAQRVMASITKFIEGKLKLKINRGKSKVALSRYVKFLGMTIIAGTIAISAASINRAMERIKELTPRGTRYTLEQTIQRINQWYSGWASYYGMTQYPAQLRNIEAHVRRRLRARIIDQQKRRRHVVRTFMRRGVSETTAKKAVYSNKKRWALSKTMAAGLAFPNTWFIETMGQIVRSDDDLPHWFTVKRWIKLT, encoded by the coding sequence GTGAACCAGTACGAGCTGGCCATCGAACAACCAAGTCTCTTCGAATCGCTGTGTACCGTATCAGTCCTACAACGAGGATTCAAGGCCGTGAAACGCAATGGAGGATCACCCGGCATTGACGGGGTAAAGATCCAGGAGTTTGAACGGAACCTAAACGAAGAGCTGCTCCTCCTCCAGAAGGAACTGGCAGGATGGACGTACAAACCCAAACCGGTGAGACGGGTAGAAATACCCAAACCGGGCCCACAAGCAGGAGTCCGACTATTGGGCGTCCCATGCATCCGCGATCGTGTGGTGCAGGCGGCCATAAAATACCTGCTTGAACCTCTGTATGAACCGCAGTTCTCGGATTCGAGCTACGGGTTCAGACCACATCGAAGCCAAAAGCAGGCAGTGGCCAAAGCGAAAGCACTTGTGCAAAGCGGAAAAGAGTACGTGGTGGATATCGATCTATCGAAGTTCTTCGACCGTGTTAACCATGACCGACTCATCCGGCGTCTATCGGAAACGATCCAGGACAAGCGAATCTTACGTCTGATCGGAGAGACCTTACGAAGTGGCGTCATGAACAACGGTGTTGTGTCCGCCACCCAGGAAGGAACAACCCAAGGGTCACCGTTAAGTCCACTACTGAGCAACGTCGTCCTTGACGAGTTAGACAAGGAGTTGGAACGGCGGGGACTTGAATTTTGCCGATACGCTGACGATAGCAACATCTTCGTGAAAACGGAGAAAGCAGCGCAACGAGTCATGGCGAGTATAACGAAGTTTATCGAAGGGAAGCTCAAGCTCAAGATTAATCGGGGCAAGAGTAAAGTGGCTCTGTCCAGGTACGTGAAATTCCTTGGTATGACTATCATAGCCGGAACGATAGCGATATCGGCGGCATCAATAAACCGAGCGATGGAACGCATCAAAGAGCTTACCCCACGGGGGACAAGATACACCTTGGAGCAGACTATCCAGAGGATAAACCAATGGTACAGTGGATGGGCATCGTATTATGGGATGACCCAATATCCCGCACAATTGCGGAACATTGAGGCACATGTACGAAGACGGCTGCGAGCAAGAATCATTGATCAACAGAAGCGAAGACGACACGTGGTGAGAACATTTATGAGAAGAGGCGTTTCCGAAACTACTGCAAAGAAGGCGGTGTATTCGAACAAGAAACGATGGGCATTGAGTAAAACAATGGCGGCGGGGCTGGCGTTTCCGAACACCTGGTTCATCGAGACGATGGGTCAGATTGTCCGGTCCGATGATGACCTACCGCACTGGTTTACGGTGAAACGATGGATCAAGCTTACATGA
- a CDS encoding type II toxin-antitoxin system RelE/ParE family toxin — translation MAWTIDFSGTAERQLKKLDRQWQRAILDYLEDEIAPLDNPRQRGKALVGDKKGLWRYRINDYRVICQILDTELVILALAIAHRKDVYK, via the coding sequence TTGGCTTGGACGATTGATTTTTCTGGTACAGCAGAGAGGCAATTAAAGAAATTAGATCGGCAATGGCAGCGAGCCATCTTGGATTATTTGGAAGATGAGATAGCCCCTCTCGATAATCCACGGCAACGGGGAAAAGCTCTTGTCGGCGATAAAAAAGGCTTGTGGCGTTATAGAATTAATGATTATAGAGTTATCTGCCAAATACTGGATACAGAACTGGTAATATTAGCCTTAGCAATCGCACATCGTAAAGATGTGTATAAGTAA
- a CDS encoding toprim domain-containing protein, giving the protein MYRDGIIIVESILDAASLLHAGVKNVIPAYGTYGVSDEFVRRFTLQRVQKVIVAFDNDEAGKTAAEKTCEIFRSSGIAAVTIVPPSGVKDWNEALCTGLLDRADVEGRSAASDDLPGDGPHDTQHDDGLAARKESGVWHFTRGGRRYRALGVKELFVASLRINLRLETENGKYLDNVDLYSARSRGGYAAGAAESCGMDGAVVQNDLLAILDSLEEVRDAALRESELDAHTRELTEEEKALGLELLASPDLFERILSDTEMLGYGGEDVNKLLVYLAASSRKLDDPISVIVVSESASGKSFLVDTIRKLIPDEDVVAMTSLSDQALQYLPADALLHKFLVMGEAVHGQVVEHQVREMLSAKELRRLVTMKDPKTGELSSRMVVKKVIVSAVMSSTNTDINPENASRSFVINTDESAEHTKRIHELQRRKYSLERYRQKETVIPEIIRTHHAAQRLLKGVRIVNGFAPHLDFPAALMRSRRDHERFIDLIAGVCFLRQYQKEKQVDEGGIEFIECDLEDYTLACRIMKETLPSTLTNFPKHAQALYERLRKLIRRKANELGVGFHEVAVTQREIREETGVSQMSVKRSLRTLADWEYVQVSGLRKRGMRNGYRILEDRPLDLVDLSMIPGPEEMKEKL; this is encoded by the coding sequence GTGTACCGTGACGGGATTATTATCGTAGAAAGCATTCTTGATGCGGCAAGCCTGCTGCATGCGGGAGTGAAGAACGTTATCCCTGCTTACGGTACTTACGGGGTGAGTGATGAGTTTGTCAGGCGCTTTACGCTTCAGCGTGTACAGAAGGTAATCGTTGCCTTTGATAATGATGAAGCGGGGAAAACTGCTGCGGAAAAGACGTGTGAGATCTTTCGCTCCTCCGGGATTGCCGCTGTCACGATTGTACCTCCTTCCGGTGTAAAGGACTGGAACGAGGCGTTGTGTACAGGCCTTCTTGACCGTGCTGATGTTGAAGGCCGTAGTGCTGCCTCTGACGATCTTCCCGGTGATGGTCCACATGATACTCAGCATGATGATGGTCTTGCCGCCCGGAAAGAGAGCGGGGTATGGCATTTTACGCGTGGAGGGCGGAGGTACCGGGCCCTTGGGGTAAAGGAGCTGTTTGTCGCGAGTCTGCGGATCAACCTTCGTCTGGAAACGGAAAACGGAAAATATCTTGATAACGTTGACCTCTACTCGGCCCGGAGCAGGGGAGGCTATGCGGCAGGGGCGGCTGAAAGCTGCGGGATGGACGGAGCCGTTGTACAGAACGATCTCCTTGCCATCCTTGACTCCCTGGAAGAGGTGCGTGACGCGGCGCTGCGGGAGAGTGAGCTTGATGCACATACACGTGAGCTGACGGAGGAGGAGAAGGCTCTGGGGCTTGAGCTTTTGGCGAGTCCGGATCTTTTCGAGAGGATACTCTCCGATACCGAGATGTTGGGCTACGGCGGTGAGGATGTGAACAAGCTTCTGGTCTATCTTGCCGCAAGCAGCCGGAAGCTTGATGATCCGATTTCGGTGATAGTAGTTTCCGAAAGCGCCTCGGGAAAGAGTTTTCTGGTGGATACGATCAGGAAGCTGATCCCTGATGAGGATGTGGTTGCGATGACAAGCCTCTCGGACCAGGCGCTGCAGTATCTGCCGGCGGATGCCCTTTTGCACAAGTTTCTGGTCATGGGAGAGGCGGTCCACGGCCAGGTGGTGGAGCATCAGGTGCGGGAGATGCTCTCTGCGAAGGAGCTCAGGCGGCTTGTGACGATGAAGGATCCGAAGACGGGGGAGCTTTCGAGCCGGATGGTGGTCAAGAAGGTGATTGTGAGTGCGGTGATGAGCAGCACGAATACCGACATCAACCCTGAGAACGCTTCCCGGAGCTTTGTGATCAACACCGATGAGTCGGCGGAGCATACGAAGAGGATCCATGAGCTTCAGCGGCGGAAGTACAGCCTTGAACGCTACCGGCAGAAGGAGACGGTAATCCCTGAGATTATCCGCACCCATCACGCGGCCCAGCGGCTCTTGAAAGGGGTGAGAATCGTCAACGGCTTTGCCCCGCATCTTGATTTTCCTGCGGCACTGATGAGGTCGAGGAGGGACCATGAACGCTTTATCGACCTGATAGCCGGGGTCTGTTTTCTCCGGCAGTACCAGAAGGAGAAGCAGGTCGATGAAGGTGGTATCGAGTTTATCGAGTGCGACCTTGAGGATTACACCCTTGCCTGCAGGATCATGAAGGAGACCCTGCCGTCGACCTTAACGAACTTCCCGAAGCATGCCCAGGCGCTGTATGAGCGTTTACGGAAGCTGATCCGGCGAAAAGCGAATGAACTGGGCGTAGGCTTTCATGAGGTTGCCGTAACCCAGCGGGAGATACGGGAGGAGACGGGCGTGAGCCAGATGTCGGTAAAGCGGTCCTTGCGTACCCTGGCTGACTGGGAGTACGTACAGGTGTCAGGCTTGCGGAAGCGGGGGATGCGGAACGGTTACCGGATTCTTGAGGACCGCCCCCTTGATCTGGTGGATTTGTCGATGATCCCCGGCCCGGAAGAGATGAAGGAGAAACTTTAG
- a CDS encoding Txe/YoeB family addiction module toxin, translated as MIVAFEYTAFEDFQSWAREDKKIFKKIGELIKDASRTPFQGIGKPEPLKNELSGYWSRRITDEHRLIYKYENETLTIISCKYHYRK; from the coding sequence ATGATCGTTGCTTTTGAATATACGGCTTTTGAAGATTTTCAGTCGTGGGCCCGTGAAGATAAGAAAATATTCAAAAAAATCGGCGAACTTATTAAAGATGCTTCCCGAACCCCATTCCAGGGTATCGGAAAGCCGGAACCGCTGAAGAATGAATTATCCGGGTACTGGTCAAGACGTATCACTGACGAGCATCGACTCATATACAAATATGAGAACGAAACTCTTACTATTATCTCATGCAAGTATCATTACCGGAAATAA
- a CDS encoding RHS repeat-associated core domain-containing protein, with product MKSTVQTHKRQKSANRPRAHTRTISGAPLHCPISISGSITSLICDRNTHYSYDNNGNVIEEREGGPSAEASAGVSTLVKDEALRSVNRGFALIRNPDESEETVAMRSYEWDEENRLTGYADRRVNMAYVYDADNQRTVKYHIQAGEETLYFDQFWQGVNEDSDFRQSKHIYLGETRIATRLNLESRNGSTDSSYELVNTYYYHPDHLGSAQFVSDRDGGQYEHMEYTPYGELWEEQVSDSYDMIPFRFTAKEWDSETELYYYGARYLDPKRGRWMSADPAGAELMNPMERNREGKLVQKKDYSLIEAFNWYSYVSNNPIKYVDPTGLDTWYFGLVAQIDIPFLNFIKPNLPNEISSALGLYYDTDDKSFGWYNVNSYGQSVIPDVQAGFEIGVTELEADDYFSRSTGTIETSIIFSESLVIDDETGEVIATESGLSVSALGLKLTSVFGKIAETFFGFDLSGRQDFATNQELIDLSGDD from the coding sequence ATGAAAAGTACGGTTCAAACACATAAACGACAAAAATCAGCGAACCGCCCCCGTGCGCATACCCGAACCATCAGCGGGGCCCCCCTGCATTGCCCCATATCGATCAGTGGTTCAATAACTTCTCTAATCTGTGACAGAAACACCCACTACAGCTACGACAACAACGGGAATGTAATAGAAGAACGGGAAGGCGGCCCCTCGGCAGAAGCCTCCGCCGGAGTTTCCACCCTGGTAAAGGACGAGGCCTTGCGCTCGGTCAACCGCGGCTTTGCCCTGATACGGAACCCCGATGAGAGCGAAGAGACCGTCGCCATGCGAAGCTATGAATGGGACGAAGAGAACCGGCTGACCGGCTACGCTGACAGGCGGGTGAACATGGCCTATGTGTATGACGCCGATAATCAGCGGACGGTAAAGTACCACATACAGGCAGGAGAAGAGACCCTCTACTTTGACCAGTTCTGGCAGGGGGTAAACGAGGACAGCGACTTCCGTCAGTCCAAGCACATCTATCTGGGAGAAACCCGTATCGCAACACGCTTAAACCTGGAATCGCGGAACGGAAGTACAGACTCCAGCTATGAGCTGGTGAACACCTACTACTACCACCCGGACCACCTGGGAAGCGCCCAGTTCGTAAGCGACCGGGATGGAGGCCAGTACGAGCACATGGAATACACCCCCTACGGAGAGCTGTGGGAGGAACAGGTCTCCGACAGCTACGACATGATACCCTTCCGCTTTACCGCAAAGGAGTGGGACTCCGAGACTGAGCTGTATTATTACGGGGCGAGGTACCTTGATCCGAAGCGGGGGAGGTGGATGAGTGCGGATCCGGCGGGGGCGGAGCTTATGAACCCGATGGAGCGAAACCGGGAAGGAAAACTGGTTCAGAAGAAAGATTATTCACTGATTGAGGCATTTAACTGGTATTCGTATGTGTCGAATAATCCTATTAAGTATGTGGATCCGACGGGGTTGGATACGTGGTATTTCGGTCTAGTAGCTCAGATTGATATCCCATTTTTAAACTTTATTAAACCAAATCTACCAAATGAGATATCATCAGCTCTCGGTTTGTACTATGACACGGATGATAAATCTTTTGGTTGGTATAATGTAAATTCATATGGTCAATCGGTTATTCCTGATGTTCAGGCAGGGTTTGAGATAGGCGTTACTGAACTTGAAGCTGATGACTATTTCAGCAGATCCACTGGTACAATCGAAACTTCAATAATATTTTCAGAGTCATTGGTTATAGATGATGAAACTGGTGAGGTTATTGCTACTGAGAGTGGATTATCTGTATCTGCACTCGGGTTAAAATTGACCAGTGTATTTGGGAAGATCGCTGAGACTTTCTTTGGATTTGACTTGAGTGGACGACAAGATTTCGCGACAAATCAGGAATTAATTGATTTGTCTGGAGATGACTAA
- a CDS encoding tyrosine-type recombinase/integrase — protein sequence MNYRLIAAGYLHYLSGKNYAKETVRGVRMSLERFFSFLAASGVHDIRQVDEGHIIRFQTSLRNESLSAGSQKLYLSRVKGLFTWLYKTGQLITPLHERFPQVQQVSRVKAIFSVAEMEAFLSVVGENVQDRCLFELLYSSGLRAREALNLTLTDIDLPNRKLTVRQGKGNRDRVVPVSYLAARAVEKWCELRPAWKGEYLFPGQWSGHLSYHSLVNRLHSYLKEAGLDGKNLTVHSIRHSVATHLLEAGADVRYVQELLGHEDIETTVKYTHLTVESSKKTYRMYHPLENGRYRELTPEYLSQLSEFRQLLERRAEINARYGRNS from the coding sequence ATGAATTACCGCCTGATTGCCGCAGGCTATCTGCACTATCTTTCCGGAAAGAACTACGCGAAAGAGACGGTGCGGGGAGTCCGGATGAGCCTTGAGAGGTTCTTCTCATTTTTAGCTGCCTCCGGAGTGCATGATATTCGTCAGGTTGATGAAGGACATATCATCCGGTTTCAAACGTCCTTGAGGAATGAGTCTTTGAGTGCGGGAAGTCAGAAACTCTACCTGAGCCGGGTGAAAGGCCTCTTTACCTGGCTTTATAAAACCGGGCAGTTGATCACCCCCCTTCATGAACGCTTTCCCCAGGTACAGCAGGTAAGCCGGGTCAAAGCGATATTCAGTGTGGCGGAAATGGAGGCCTTTTTATCAGTAGTTGGGGAGAATGTGCAGGACCGCTGTCTCTTTGAGCTGCTCTATTCCTCCGGCCTCAGGGCCCGTGAAGCGTTGAACCTTACCCTTACCGACATTGACCTGCCAAACCGGAAACTTACCGTCCGCCAGGGCAAAGGAAACCGGGACCGGGTTGTCCCGGTATCTTATCTTGCAGCCCGTGCGGTAGAGAAATGGTGTGAACTGAGGCCTGCCTGGAAAGGGGAGTACCTTTTTCCCGGACAGTGGTCGGGGCACCTTAGCTACCATTCCCTGGTAAACCGCCTTCACAGTTATCTGAAAGAGGCGGGGCTTGACGGGAAGAACCTCACTGTCCATTCAATCCGTCATTCAGTAGCGACGCACTTGCTGGAAGCAGGAGCGGATGTCCGCTACGTCCAGGAGCTTCTGGGGCATGAAGACATAGAAACCACGGTAAAGTATACTCATCTGACGGTAGAATCGAGCAAGAAGACCTACCGGATGTATCACCCCTTAGAGAACGGCCGTTACCGGGAGCTTACGCCTGAATACCTCTCGCAGTTATCTGAATTCCGGCAGCTACTTGAACGGCGGGCAGAAATTAACGCCCGGTATGGCCGAAATTCCTGA
- a CDS encoding tyrosine-type recombinase/integrase has product MNSVLASACAYYAYLYERGEVVSNPFLVVDRLATGTVLPKNIPNEDDLGKLLDRLADFLRPGESLRMSKRRYRSYVVAEFLYGTGMRISEASGVQLCDLDCETRTVKIRDVKTKKERYGVFSEYTAAVVGKWLSLRELVLKNPGSPLLFGSSANLRVTVNEDLKTVCRELGQDPVTCHSFRHAYAYHLLKAGCDIRKIQGLLGHAKLSSTQVYAKVDTESLKAVLDRYHPRKSRNHV; this is encoded by the coding sequence GTGAACTCGGTACTGGCATCAGCCTGTGCCTATTATGCGTACCTGTATGAACGGGGAGAGGTTGTGAGCAATCCCTTTCTGGTAGTGGACCGTCTTGCGACGGGAACCGTCCTTCCGAAGAACATTCCGAATGAAGATGATCTGGGTAAGCTTCTTGACCGGCTTGCCGATTTCCTCCGGCCGGGAGAATCCTTACGGATGAGTAAACGCCGCTACCGCAGCTATGTGGTTGCGGAGTTTCTCTATGGCACGGGAATGCGGATCAGCGAGGCCTCGGGAGTACAACTCTGCGACCTTGATTGCGAGACGAGGACGGTAAAGATTCGGGACGTGAAGACGAAGAAGGAACGCTACGGCGTGTTTTCCGAGTATACCGCTGCGGTTGTCGGGAAGTGGCTGAGCCTGCGGGAGCTGGTTTTAAAGAACCCGGGGAGTCCGCTTCTGTTCGGCTCGTCTGCCAATCTCCGGGTAACGGTGAATGAGGACCTGAAAACCGTCTGCAGGGAGCTGGGGCAGGATCCCGTTACCTGTCACAGCTTCCGGCACGCCTATGCCTATCATCTGTTGAAAGCCGGCTGCGACATCAGGAAGATCCAGGGCCTTCTGGGGCACGCCAAGCTCTCCTCGACGCAAGTGTATGCCAAGGTTGATACCGAAAGCCTGAAGGCGGTGCTTGACCGTTACCATCCCCGAAAGTCCCGAAACCACGTATGA